One region of Oryza sativa Japonica Group chromosome 5, ASM3414082v1 genomic DNA includes:
- the LOC4339359 gene encoding protein IQ-DOMAIN 19, producing MGRAMRWFKKVLTGKKEGGDRDRKEHSAAGGANGGVAPPPMERRRWSFAKPRSSFADGSRRPSVTAVVAGELSQVRPCSCGQQREVEAAVMIQKAFRGYLARRALRALKALVKIQALVRGYLVRKQAATTLQRLQALMRLQASSRAIKMASSRKSVEQERIVVQMQGGRVKTLTLPVVHRRRVSDGGDINFDRSPRIVEMDTCQLRCRSSRITSRYAADPPPDGTPGSVPLSSPHLYCYKPPPSRHLQAEEHEHDARAQPKTTHNTPRLAAALPAGYHGPASPAKGRVVSPRYMADTASSVARARCQSAPRQRHGAAGEPRPSLARAGSRKSRPDSAISLKSSEMSRHEDSEFSDDVTRDYYLDQLW from the exons ATGGGCCGCGCGATGAGGTGGTTCAAGAAGGTTCTCACCGgcaagaaggaaggaggagacagGGATCGGAAGGAGCACAGCGCCGCCGGAGGCGCCAATGgtggcgtcgcgccgccgccgatggagaggaggaggtggagcttCGCTAAGCCGAGGAGCAGTTTCGCTGACGGCAGCCGCAGGCCCTcggtcaccgccgtcgtcgccggcgagctctcgCAGGTCCGGCCATGCAGCTGCGGCCAGCAacgggaggtggaggcggccgtCATGATCCAGAAGGCCTTCAGAGGATACCTG GCTAGGAGGGCATTGCGCGCTCTCAAGGCGCTTGTCAAGATACAAGCTCTGGTACGTGGCTACCTTGTGAGGAAGCAAGCAGCGACGACTCTGCAGAGGCTGCAAGCGCTCATGAGGCTCCAAGCCTCCTCTCGCGCCATCAAGATGGCCTCATCGCGGAAATCCGTCGAACAG GAGAGGATTGTCGTGCAAATGCAAGGAGGGCGGGTAAAGACATTGACGTTGCCGGTGGTGCACCGCCGTCGGGtgtccgacggcggcgacatcaACTTCGACCGCAGCCCGAGGATCGTGGAGATGGACACGTGCCAGCTCCGGTGCCGGTCTTCCCGGATCACGAGCCGCTACGCCGCCGACCCGCCGCCGGACGGCACGCCGGGGTCGGTGCCGCTGTCCTCGCCGCACCTCTACTGCtacaagccgccgccgtcgcgccaccTCCAGGCCGAGGAGCACGAGCACGATGCGCGGGCGCAGCCGAAGACGACGCACAACACgccccggctcgccgccgcgctcccggCGGGGTACCACGgcccggcgtcgccggcgaaggGGCGCGTCGTGAGCCCGCGGTACATGGCGGACACggcgtcgtccgtggcgcgtgCGCGGTGCCAGAGCGCGCCGAGGCAGcggcacggcgccgccggcgagccgagGCCTAGCCTGGCCCGCGCCGGGTCGAGGAAGTCGCGGCCGGACAGCGCCATCAGCTTGAAGAGCTCGGAGATGAGCCGCCACGAGGACTCGGAGTTCAGCGACGACGTCACTAGAGATTATTACCTCGATCAGCTCTGGTGA